Part of the Thermodesulfobacteriota bacterium genome is shown below.
CTTGTATCGGTTGTCCGTCTGATTGGGTAAATGAGGTGCGTAATACTTCATGGCGACGAAGAATTTCGTTTATTGTCTGCTCCAGTACGTTGTTATTTAATTGACCCTTGAGGCGAAAAGCTCCAGTTTCATTATAGGTGGTATCGTCGGGGTTCAATTGATGTATAAACCACCACCCCTGTTGTGAAAAAGACAAGGGAAAGATGTTAGACTTTCTACTTTGGGGAAGTATTTGTAATGTTGAAACATCTGCACCCTCTTTACGGAGTGACTGGCTAGAATACTTACGCTTTTCCGGTGAGAGAGGGGTTATATGTTTATAAGCGTCTGTCATTTTAAGTTGTTCGCTCAATTTGTAAGCAAGGAATGTGATAACAATGTTTCCATTTTTTTATTTGAGCCTCTTAAAGCTAATTATCAAACAGTAGAGAAAAATATCAGCGTCTATCGTCTTAGCAAACGAAACGATATCAAATTATTTAACCTGTGTCTAACCCATACTGAAGGACGAAAAGGGGCCATTCTTTCATGTCATAAAATGATGACTTTAAACTCTACTCATAATAACAAAAAGTATGTCAATTCTCAACAGCAGATACATATTCAACTGCCATTTAAAAATTAAAAGTGAACCGTTTTTACTAGATTCAAAGATCAGAAGTGAACACTTTAAGAAGTGATAATCTAAAGCCGAAAAAGGAAGTTTTAGATTAGGGCGAAGATACACAAGAGATTCACCGATTCTCAAGTCAAAGCGCTTTTTGAGCGTTACTTGAAAAAAGCAGTTTAAAGAGAGAAGATTTTTTGCGTTAATAAAGTTTTATCGTAAAAGCCCTAATAAATTCTCAGTCGACTACACAAGGCATACCAAAACCAGAGTAATATTCAGGGATTCTTTTTGGAGAAGGCATCATAAACCAAGCGATGATGCAGATCCACAGTGGAAACAAGTCCTCGAGGATTGTAATGTTCAAGTGATACGCTCTCTAAGCCCATAGGCCAGGGGCAATATTGAACGTCCTTATGGTTGGCTTCAAGATAGACTGGTGAGAACATGTGTAAGGGAGAATAGTACTGATATAAGAATAGGGCAAAAGTACTCGATCAGGAACTAAATAGATATAATTACCGTCAGGTGCATTCAACAACCAAAGAGGTTACTTATTTCAGATTTAAAAGGGCATTGGAGGAGAAGAAGTCCCTCTTTAGAGAGTTTAAGATAAGACCACCTTATCAATCTGAAAAAGACCTCTCCTGTCTGAGAGTTAATAGGACTATAGATGCTTACAGAAGAATCTCAATCAACAACCCAGTGCTCAGAGTTAATGGATCTACACCAAGACAAATTGTAAATCTTCGTATTTACCCCCCTGAGTAATCGAATATCTGAGATTAGATTCTGGAGCAATGACAAACTTATTGGCGTTAAACGGATTAAAAATAGTGACTTGGGCATTGTGCACTTTTAAAATTTAGCTAACTAACGAAATTAGACTAATAACCTACTTGACCCAAAATAGGACAGGATTGAGATATTTCAATGAAGTCTAGAATCAAACATTTATAAGCTATATGGTAGTCTAAATATGAAACATTGAATATCGAGACGAGAGGATTTCATAATCCAAAAATCTATAACACTTAAATAATGGACAAACCTGAAAATTTGAAATTAAATCAGATCGTTTTCCCCAAGATCGGTAAAATTTATTATAGTTCCCAGAAAAGGGAATTAATATTTATTTACAAAGAGATATTTGAAAACAGAGAATATATACAACATGGGATTGAATTAAAACCAGGTAACATTGTTTTCGATATTGGAGCTCATAATGGATTGTTCACTCTTTTTGTAAACAAGGAATGTGATAACGATGTTACCATTTTTGCATTTGAGCCCCTTAAATCTAATTATCAAATATTAGAGAAGAATCTAAGCCTCTATGGTCTTAATAAACGAAACAATATCAAATTATTTAACCTCGGTCTAACCCATACTGAAGGACCAAAAGAAGCCACTTTTTCTTATTCCAAAAGATGGACCGGCACAGCTACAATGAAGTCTGATTTTTTACAAGAAAAGATTATGCTGGCTAAAAGGAACCCAGATCTTATTATGAAATTAGTAAAACAAAAACATCCAATCATGTATATCCTGTCTTTGCCATTATCCCCTATTCGATCTTGGATAATTAGCAAATTTGCTGATTTTCATATAAGTAGAATGTTTCAAGTTCAATGTAAGCTAACCACACTATCTAATATCTGTCGTGAATATTCTATTCCCCGTATAGATCTTTTAAAGATTGATGTGGAAGGTGCTGAATTGGATGTACTTCGTGGAATAGAGGAAGAAGATTGGCCTAGGATAAAGCAAATTGTAATGGAGATACATTATGTGGAAAATCTGCGCGATGAAATTAAGAAATTACTTCATAGTAAAGGTTTCAATAGAATTGAGGTTGTCGAGGCCGAATGGTCAAAGATTAGTATGAGTGAGTATATATTTTACATGTATGCCAGACGTTAAGCCATATTTCTATACTTTCTATCTAACAATAGACGAATGGCTCAATGATCCCCCTTGAGCTTTACTTAGCTTCAGCGCCAAATTGAGTCATGACGACAATCCCTAGTCAGCGACTATTCATCACTAACTAAATTTCCTGTGTTACTGCGTTAATCGATTCCTCTTTCACCAAGGATCCATAATACAACATAACATAAATATGCCTCTATACTTTTCGATAATAGGCAATATGAGCTATTCTTCGGAGGCAATTACCCAATTATCTGTTACTAACCAGCCTCGTTACACTGCTTAGCCTTAACGAAATTACTAAAGTGATTTGCTTACACTCCCTTCCGAATGGACAGCTTCTGCCGAAGCAATGGTCAATCATCAATATGTAAATCTAATAGCTTAAAAACAATTGCTTCTTAATTAAGCATTTCTATACAGATGAAAGATAACAATGAATAAGTTCAACCGCTCTGGCTATGCCATCTTCAGATCGAATACGTTCACCAAGCACGGCTGCTCGTCTACGAATTTCCTTAGCATGGATTGCATCTGTGATTGCATTCTCTAACCTCTCTACTGACAGCCGCTTAAATGGAATAGGTTGAGTACCAGCTCCCAAAAGCTCTCTGCTTTGTATAGCAATTTGGTGTTAACCCAAGTAGGGGTCGTATTTCCAGTAAGCAAAGTAAATTGCGAGCTTGTTTGATATGGACCTTCGCTCTTGCTTAACTTCTTCTAATAATGGTACAGTCCGCGGCTCAATGAATGCTTTATAATCGAGAGTAGAGCGCTGTTCCAATCCAATAAACCGCAAGATCTTATCTACATTTGTCTTAGGGTCTTTACAGATGTCTTCGAATCGGAGCGATATGAAATCCGTTTTAGGCAAGGAGCCAACATTCTGCAAAAAGTAGTTTGACGAATGAACAAAACCTCTAGTGACTGACCACAGCGCCAGGCCAATTTTTGAGGAAACCAGCAGGCGTGCTCCTTGGAGTATCAATGGATTGTGGCAGAGCCTTGCGAAACGTCGGTCGATGAGGGCGCCGTATTTGCTCTTTGTATCCAGCGCAGTACGGATGGATCTCAATTGTGAATTGATTACATGTAACGGATGTCTGTGAATAAAAATGAACTTAGCTTCCGGTAAAGCGGCTTTAACGTACTTGAAGTTTGGATAATCGTATGGATTCTTAAGCAACAATGGTCTGGCTCGAGCCGAAACGAATTGAACCTTTTTGCACAGCTCAAGGAAAACATGCAGATTCCGAGGATTTAGTCGTTGACTATACCCAGCATTCACCAGGATGTATCCATACTCTTCCAGCATATCTGGACTAACTGCTACATTGTCAATGATGCGATCTTTCAAACCCATCGATTTGAAGAGTTCGGATAACTCCCTTTTGGCGTGATCCTCAGTCCGATTCACATGGTTAAACAGGATCTCATCATACTTGATAATATGATACGAAGTTAAGAAGTTAAAGCACTCAGTTGCCACCAACAACTTGTACAACAAGGTTGTCCCTGACCGATGAGTGCCCATGATAAAGATAGGCTGAAAGTCAATATCCTGCAGCAAAGAAAGGTACTGCTCATCCTGGGATGGTCCTCTACGAAAAAATTGCATATTCACTTTTCATCGACCTGTCATGGAAGGAAATGATTCTTAATAGTGGACAATCCTGATGTTAACTGTTTATAAAGCAGAAGCTTTAAGGGCCCCTATTTAAACCGTATAAATTGTATCAAGTAACTGACATTGTCAAAGATGTATGGTCAAAATTTATATAAACTCCACCAGTCATCGAGATCCTTTTATCGGAGC
Proteins encoded:
- a CDS encoding FkbM family methyltransferase, which translates into the protein MDKPENLKLNQIVFPKIGKIYYSSQKRELIFIYKEIFENREYIQHGIELKPGNIVFDIGAHNGLFTLFVNKECDNDVTIFAFEPLKSNYQILEKNLSLYGLNKRNNIKLFNLGLTHTEGPKEATFSYSKRWTGTATMKSDFLQEKIMLAKRNPDLIMKLVKQKHPIMYILSLPLSPIRSWIISKFADFHISRMFQVQCKLTTLSNICREYSIPRIDLLKIDVEGAELDVLRGIEEEDWPRIKQIVMEIHYVENLRDEIKKLLHSKGFNRIEVVEAEWSKISMSEYIFYMYARR
- a CDS encoding sulfotransferase, with the translated sequence MQFFRRGPSQDEQYLSLLQDIDFQPIFIMGTHRSGTTLLYKLLVATECFNFLTSYHIIKYDEILFNHVNRTEDHAKRELSELFKSMGLKDRIIDNVAVSPDMLEEYGYILVNAGYSQRLNPRNLHVFLELCKKVQFVSARARPLLLKNPYDYPNFKYVKAALPEAKFIFIHRHPLHVINSQLRSIRTALDTKSKYGALIDRRFARLCHNPLILQGARLLVSSKIGLALWSVTRGFVHSSNYFLQNVGSLPKTDFISLRFEDICKDPKTNVDKILRFIGLEQRSTLDYKAFIEPRTVPLLEEVKQERRSISNKLAIYFAYWKYDPYLG